One stretch of Hemibagrus wyckioides isolate EC202008001 linkage group LG01, SWU_Hwy_1.0, whole genome shotgun sequence DNA includes these proteins:
- the pik3r4 gene encoding phosphoinositide 3-kinase regulatory subunit 4 isoform X1, with product MGNQLAGIAPSQILSVDSYFSDIHEYEYDKSLGSTRFFKVARAKHREGLVVVKVFAIQDPSLPLTSYKQELEELKIRLHSCQNCLPFQKATLSEKAAILFRQYVRDNLYDRISTRPFLNNVEKKWIAFQILNALDQAHKSGVRHGDIKTENIMVTSWNWVLLTDFASFKPTYLPEDNPADFNYFFDTSRRRTCYIAPERFVDGSMFATESDQTTPLVDLSNNSQRTRGELKQPMDIFSAGCVIAELFTEGVPLFDLSQLLAYRKGQFQTEQVLMKIEDKSIRELVAQMIQREPEKRLTAEEYLKQQRGKAFPDIFYNFLQPYMAQFAKETFQSADERVLVIRKDLENILHNLCGGGQAGKSEIQEKASHELGSSKEHGLVILVSVITSCLQTLRFCDSKLAALDLVLHLASRLSVEILLDRITPYLLHFCNDSVPRVRAEAVRTLAKVLALVKEVPRNDVNIYPEYILPGIAHLAQDEATIVRLAYAENIAHLAETALRFLELVQENNLNCEQDVNGDDAEESLHPNENYDSELQALHEMVQQKVVTLLSDPENIVKQTLMENGITRLCVFFGRQKANDVLLSHMITFLNDKNDWHLRGAFFDSIVGVAAYVGWQSSSILKPLLQQGLSDVEEFVIYKALNALTCMCQLGLLQKTHIYEFVSDIAPFLCHPNLWIRYGAVGFITVVAQHLNIADVYCKLMPHLNPFITQPIIQIDKEIVLLSVLKEPVSRSIFDYALRSKDISSLFRHLLLRQKKRAGSIPECPIPEDPAIAQLLKKLLSQGMTEAEEDKLLALKDFMLKSSKAKANIVDQTHMSDGAQSGVIDLGLLGITGRQVDLIRPKQESEDKRDFISTVSARKHTKQDLNLNEEWKSMFGSLDPPSSAPALSTVPTVLLASGGGEPNGTLAGGRLRSESSSQTLNLPHVPSSAQMPEGGGTQSRKATATPAVQVVQSMSGASTYQRRVTTCKAELQQLVQQKREQCNAERMAKQMMESAEWESRPPLPGWHPKGLLVAHLHEHKSAVNRIRVSDEHSIFATCSNDGTVKIWDSQKMEGKTTTTRSVLTYSRIGGHVKTLTFCQGSHYLAVASDNGSIQLLAVEANKPPKSPKVQPCQTRFLDLKEDGCVVDMHHFNSGAQSVLAYATVNGSLVGWDLRSNTNAWTLRHDLRLGLITSFAVDMHQCWLCVGTSNGTMACWDMRFQLPISNHSHPARARIRRLLMHPLYQSSVITAVQGNNEVSMWDMETGDRKFTLWASSAPPLSEMQPSPHSVHGIYCSPADGNPLLLTAGSDMRIRFWDLAYPERSYIVAGGANDSLHCPSVFYNRKIIEGTEVVQEIHSKQKAGATEDAPRRGPESLPVGHHDIITDIATFQTTQGFIVTSSRDGIVKVWK from the exons atgGGGAATCAGCTGGCAGGAATTGCTCCTTCACAGATATTGTCGGTCGACAGCTATTTCTCAGACATtcatgaatatgagtatgacaAAAGTCTGGGCAGCACCAGATTTTTCAAGGTGGCCAGGGCAAAACACAGAGAGGGTCTAGTAGTGGTAAAAGTATTTGCCATTCAGGACCCCTCACTGCCGTTAACCAGCTACAAACAGGAGCTGGAAGAATTGAAGATCCGACTGCATTCCTGCCAGAACTGTTTACCCTTTCAGAAGGCCACACTTTCAGAGAAAGCCGCCATTCTTTTCCGGCAGTATGTTCGCGACAACCTATACGATCGTATCAGCACACGACCTTTCCTCAACAATGTGGAGAAGAAATGGATTGCATTCCAGATCCTTAATGCTCTGGACCAGGCTCATAAATCTGGGGTGCGTCATGGGGACATTAAAACTGAAAATATTATGGTGACTAGCTGGAACTGGGTGTTGCTTACAGACTTTGCTAGTTTTAAGCCCACGTATCTGCCTGAGGACAACCCGGCAGATTTCAACTATTTCTTTGATACATCTCGAAGGAGAACCTGCTACATAGCTCCAGAGCGGTTTGTGGATGGCAGTATGTTTGCTACAGAGAGTGACCAGACTACACCACTGGTGGATCTCAGCAACAACAGCCAGAGGACCAGAGGAGAGCTCAAACAACCAATGGACATTTTCTCAGCTG GGTGTGTAATTGCAGAACTGTTCACGGAAGGGGTCCCACTCTTTGATCTCTCACAGTTGCTGGCTTATCGCAAAGGCCAGTTTCAAACCGAACAAGTTCTGATGAAAATTGAAGACAAGAGTATCCGAGAGCTG GTGGCCCAGATGATTCAACGAGAACCTGAAAAACGCTTGACAGCAGAGGAATACTTAAAACAACAACGAGGCAAAGCCTTTCCTGATATCTTTTACAACTTTCTTCAACCCTACATGGCCCAGTTTGCTAAAGAGACCTTCCAGTCTGCAGATGAGCGAGTGTTGGTGATTCGAAAAGATCTGGAGAACATCCTCCATAACCTGTGTGGAGGTGGGCAGGCAGGAAAGTCTGAGATTCAAGAGAAGGCTTCTCATGAGCTTGGATCAAGCAAAGAACATGGTTTAGTGATTCTAGTGTCAGTAATAACTTCCTGTCTGCAGACCCTGCGTTTTTGTGATTCTAAGCTGGCGGCACTAGACTTGGTGCTTCATCTGGCCAGCAGGTTAAGTGTGGAAATCCTGCTAGATCGAATTACTCCTTACTTACTTCACTTTTGCAATGACTCGGTGCCTCGGGTCAGGGCAGAAGCTGTGCGCACACTGGCTAAAGTGCTGGCTCTGGTTAAAGAGGTGCCCCGTAATGATGTCAACATTTACCCAGAGTACATTCTGCCCGGCATTGCCCACTTGGCCCAAGACGAAGCCACAATTGTCAGACTTGCTTATGCAG AGAACATTGCTCACCTAGCAGAAACGGCACTACGCTTTTTAGAGTTGGTGCAGGAGAACAATCTCAATTGTGAACAGGATGTAAATGGAGATGATGCAGAGGAATCTCTTCATCCCAATGAAAACTATGATTCAG AGCTGCAGGCATTACATGAGATGGTTCAGCAGAAAGTGGTGACACTCCTTAGTGATCCGGAGAACATTGTGAAGCAGACACTGATGGAAAATGGCATCACAcgactctgtgtgttttttggtaGACAGAAGGCCAATGATGTACTTCTTTCCCACATGATCACCTTTCTCAATGACAAGAATGACTGGCACCTCCGTGGAGCTTTTTTTGACAGTATTGTGG GTGTAGCAGCTTATGTGGGATGGCAGAGCTCATCCATCCTAAAGCCGCTGCTACAGCAAGGCCTGAGTGATGTGGAGGAGTTTGTCATCTATAAAGCTCTTAATGCTTTGACTTGCATGTGCCAGCTGGGACTCCTacagaaaacacacatctaTGAGTTTGTCAGTGACATTG CACCTTTCTTGTGCCATCCCAATTTATGGATCCGTTATGGAGCTGTGGGATTCATTACTGTGGTTGCCCAACATCTAAACATCGCTGATGTGTACTGCAAGCTAATGCCACACCTTAATCCATTTATTACCCAGCCTATTATTCAG ATTGATAAGGAGATAGTGCTTCTAAGTGTACTCAAAGAACCTGTAAGCCGCTCCATATTTGACTACGCACTCCGTTCCAAAGACATAAGCAGCCTCTTCAGACACCTGCTGCTTCGGCAGAAGAAACGCGCTGGCTCCATCCCCGAGTGCCCCATTCCTGAAGATCCTGCTATTGCACAGCTCCTAAAGAAGCTTCTTTCACAG GGGATGACTGAGGCTGAGGAGGACAAACTCTTGGCTCTAAAAGACTTCATGCTGAAGTCTAGCAAGGCCAAAGCCAACATTGTGGACCAGACTCACATGAGTGATGGGGCACAGAGTGGAGTTATTGACCTGGGCTTGCTAGGTATCACTGGGCGCCAGGTGGACCTGATCAGACCAAAGCAGGAGTCTGAGGACAAGAGAG ACTTCATCTCTACTGTGTCGG CTCGTAAGCACACAAAGCAAGACTTGAATCTAAATGAAGAGTGGAAGAGCATGTTCGGTTCTCTGGATCCTCCCAGCTCTGCACCTGCTCTGTCGACGGTACCTACTGTTCTACTTGCAAGCGGTGGTGGGGAACCCAACGGGACTCTGGCGGGAGGGCGTCTGCGATCAGAGAGTTCCTCCCAGACTCTTAACCTCCCTCATGTTCCATCCTCAGCTCAG ATGCCTGAAGGCGGAGGAACTCAGTCCAGGAAAGCCACAGCGACCCCTGCAGTTCAGGTCGTGCAGTCCATGAGTGGAGCATCTACCTATCAACGGCGCGTGACTACATGCAAAGCCGAGCTTCAGCAGCTAGTGCAGCAGAAGAGGGAGCAATGCAATGCAGAGCGCATGGCCAAACAAATGATGGAGAGTGCGGAATGGGAGAGCAGACCTCCATTGCCAG GTTGGCATCCTAAAGGCCTGTTAGTAGCTCATCTCCATGAACATAAGTCAGCTGTGAACCGTATTCGAGTGTCTGATGAGCACTCTATCTTTGCCACATGCTCCAATGATGGAACTGTGAAGATTTGGGACAGTCAGAAAATGGAGGGCAAGACAACAACCACACG GTCAGTGCTCACGTATTCCCGTATTGGTGGTCATGTGAAAACCTTGACCTTTTGTCAAGGGTCACATTACCTTGCTGTTGCTTCAGATAATGGCTCCATTCAGCTCCTTGCAGTTGAGGCCAACAAGCCACCCAAATCCCCCAAGGTGCAGCCATGTCAGACCAG GTTCCTGGACTTGAAGGAAGATGGCTGTGTAGTAGATATGCATCATTTTAATTCTGGGGCTCAGTCCGTGCTAGCCTACGCTACAGTGAATGGCTCTCTAGTGGGCTGGGACCTGCGCAGCAATACCAATGCTTGGACCCTCCGCCATGATCTGCGCCTTGGCCTCATCACCTCCTTCGCTGTGGATATGCACCAGTGCTGGCTGTGTGTGG GTACAAGCAATGGAACAATGGCATGTTGGGATATGCGATTTCAGCTGCCAATCTCCAACCACTCTCATCCAGCCCGAGCTCGAATCAGACGTCTGCTCATGCATCCCCTTTATCAATCCTCAGTAATAACAG CTGTCCAAGGAAACAATGAGGTATCAATGTGGGACATGGAGACAGGAGACAGGAAGTTCACTCTGTGGGCTAGCTCTGCTCCACCTCTCTCAGAGATGCAG CCATCCCCTCATAGTGTACATGGAATATACTGCAGCCCTGCTGATGGCAATCCTCTCTTACTCACTGCTGGATCAGACATGAGAATAAG ATTTTGGGACCTTGCATACCCAGAAAGGTCATATATTGTTGCTGGTGGTGCCAATGACTCCTTACACTGTCCTTCTGTATTCTACAACCGGAAGATTATTGAGGGGACTGAAGTAGTACAG GAGATTCACAGTAAGCAAAAGGCTGGTGCCACAGAGGATGCCCCTCGCCGAGGTCCAGAGTCCTTGCCTGTGGGCCACCATGACATTATTACTGACATTGCCACCTTCCAGACAACCCAAGGCTTCATTGTAACCTCCTCTAGAGATGGCATTGTAAAAGTCTGGAAGTGA
- the pik3r4 gene encoding phosphoinositide 3-kinase regulatory subunit 4 isoform X2 has protein sequence MGNQLAGIAPSQILSVDSYFSDIHEYEYDKSLGSTRFFKVARAKHREGLVVVKVFAIQDPSLPLTSYKQELEELKIRLHSCQNCLPFQKATLSEKAAILFRQYVRDNLYDRISTRPFLNNVEKKWIAFQILNALDQAHKSGVRHGDIKTENIMVTSWNWVLLTDFASFKPTYLPEDNPADFNYFFDTSRRRTCYIAPERFVDGSMFATESDQTTPLVDLSNNSQRTRGELKQPMDIFSAGCVIAELFTEGVPLFDLSQLLAYRKGQFQTEQVLMKIEDKSIRELVAQMIQREPEKRLTAEEYLKQQRGKAFPDIFYNFLQPYMAQFAKETFQSADERVLVIRKDLENILHNLCGGGQAGKSEIQEKASHELGSSKEHGLVILVSVITSCLQTLRFCDSKLAALDLVLHLASRLSVEILLDRITPYLLHFCNDSVPRVRAEAVRTLAKVLALVKEVPRNDVNIYPEYILPGIAHLAQDEATIVRLAYAENIAHLAETALRFLELVQENNLNCEQDVNGDDAEESLHPNENYDSELQALHEMVQQKVVTLLSDPENIVKQTLMENGITRLCVFFGRQKANDVLLSHMITFLNDKNDWHLRGAFFDSIVGVAAYVGWQSSSILKPLLQQGLSDVEEFVIYKALNALTCMCQLGLLQKTHIYEFVSDIAPFLCHPNLWIRYGAVGFITVVAQHLNIADVYCKLMPHLNPFITQPIIQIDKEIVLLSVLKEPVSRSIFDYALRSKDISSLFRHLLLRQKKRAGSIPECPIPEDPAIAQLLKKLLSQGMTEAEEDKLLALKDFMLKSSKAKANIVDQTHMSDGAQSGVIDLGLLGITGRQVDLIRPKQESEDKRARKHTKQDLNLNEEWKSMFGSLDPPSSAPALSTVPTVLLASGGGEPNGTLAGGRLRSESSSQTLNLPHVPSSAQMPEGGGTQSRKATATPAVQVVQSMSGASTYQRRVTTCKAELQQLVQQKREQCNAERMAKQMMESAEWESRPPLPGWHPKGLLVAHLHEHKSAVNRIRVSDEHSIFATCSNDGTVKIWDSQKMEGKTTTTRSVLTYSRIGGHVKTLTFCQGSHYLAVASDNGSIQLLAVEANKPPKSPKVQPCQTRFLDLKEDGCVVDMHHFNSGAQSVLAYATVNGSLVGWDLRSNTNAWTLRHDLRLGLITSFAVDMHQCWLCVGTSNGTMACWDMRFQLPISNHSHPARARIRRLLMHPLYQSSVITAVQGNNEVSMWDMETGDRKFTLWASSAPPLSEMQPSPHSVHGIYCSPADGNPLLLTAGSDMRIRFWDLAYPERSYIVAGGANDSLHCPSVFYNRKIIEGTEVVQEIHSKQKAGATEDAPRRGPESLPVGHHDIITDIATFQTTQGFIVTSSRDGIVKVWK, from the exons atgGGGAATCAGCTGGCAGGAATTGCTCCTTCACAGATATTGTCGGTCGACAGCTATTTCTCAGACATtcatgaatatgagtatgacaAAAGTCTGGGCAGCACCAGATTTTTCAAGGTGGCCAGGGCAAAACACAGAGAGGGTCTAGTAGTGGTAAAAGTATTTGCCATTCAGGACCCCTCACTGCCGTTAACCAGCTACAAACAGGAGCTGGAAGAATTGAAGATCCGACTGCATTCCTGCCAGAACTGTTTACCCTTTCAGAAGGCCACACTTTCAGAGAAAGCCGCCATTCTTTTCCGGCAGTATGTTCGCGACAACCTATACGATCGTATCAGCACACGACCTTTCCTCAACAATGTGGAGAAGAAATGGATTGCATTCCAGATCCTTAATGCTCTGGACCAGGCTCATAAATCTGGGGTGCGTCATGGGGACATTAAAACTGAAAATATTATGGTGACTAGCTGGAACTGGGTGTTGCTTACAGACTTTGCTAGTTTTAAGCCCACGTATCTGCCTGAGGACAACCCGGCAGATTTCAACTATTTCTTTGATACATCTCGAAGGAGAACCTGCTACATAGCTCCAGAGCGGTTTGTGGATGGCAGTATGTTTGCTACAGAGAGTGACCAGACTACACCACTGGTGGATCTCAGCAACAACAGCCAGAGGACCAGAGGAGAGCTCAAACAACCAATGGACATTTTCTCAGCTG GGTGTGTAATTGCAGAACTGTTCACGGAAGGGGTCCCACTCTTTGATCTCTCACAGTTGCTGGCTTATCGCAAAGGCCAGTTTCAAACCGAACAAGTTCTGATGAAAATTGAAGACAAGAGTATCCGAGAGCTG GTGGCCCAGATGATTCAACGAGAACCTGAAAAACGCTTGACAGCAGAGGAATACTTAAAACAACAACGAGGCAAAGCCTTTCCTGATATCTTTTACAACTTTCTTCAACCCTACATGGCCCAGTTTGCTAAAGAGACCTTCCAGTCTGCAGATGAGCGAGTGTTGGTGATTCGAAAAGATCTGGAGAACATCCTCCATAACCTGTGTGGAGGTGGGCAGGCAGGAAAGTCTGAGATTCAAGAGAAGGCTTCTCATGAGCTTGGATCAAGCAAAGAACATGGTTTAGTGATTCTAGTGTCAGTAATAACTTCCTGTCTGCAGACCCTGCGTTTTTGTGATTCTAAGCTGGCGGCACTAGACTTGGTGCTTCATCTGGCCAGCAGGTTAAGTGTGGAAATCCTGCTAGATCGAATTACTCCTTACTTACTTCACTTTTGCAATGACTCGGTGCCTCGGGTCAGGGCAGAAGCTGTGCGCACACTGGCTAAAGTGCTGGCTCTGGTTAAAGAGGTGCCCCGTAATGATGTCAACATTTACCCAGAGTACATTCTGCCCGGCATTGCCCACTTGGCCCAAGACGAAGCCACAATTGTCAGACTTGCTTATGCAG AGAACATTGCTCACCTAGCAGAAACGGCACTACGCTTTTTAGAGTTGGTGCAGGAGAACAATCTCAATTGTGAACAGGATGTAAATGGAGATGATGCAGAGGAATCTCTTCATCCCAATGAAAACTATGATTCAG AGCTGCAGGCATTACATGAGATGGTTCAGCAGAAAGTGGTGACACTCCTTAGTGATCCGGAGAACATTGTGAAGCAGACACTGATGGAAAATGGCATCACAcgactctgtgtgttttttggtaGACAGAAGGCCAATGATGTACTTCTTTCCCACATGATCACCTTTCTCAATGACAAGAATGACTGGCACCTCCGTGGAGCTTTTTTTGACAGTATTGTGG GTGTAGCAGCTTATGTGGGATGGCAGAGCTCATCCATCCTAAAGCCGCTGCTACAGCAAGGCCTGAGTGATGTGGAGGAGTTTGTCATCTATAAAGCTCTTAATGCTTTGACTTGCATGTGCCAGCTGGGACTCCTacagaaaacacacatctaTGAGTTTGTCAGTGACATTG CACCTTTCTTGTGCCATCCCAATTTATGGATCCGTTATGGAGCTGTGGGATTCATTACTGTGGTTGCCCAACATCTAAACATCGCTGATGTGTACTGCAAGCTAATGCCACACCTTAATCCATTTATTACCCAGCCTATTATTCAG ATTGATAAGGAGATAGTGCTTCTAAGTGTACTCAAAGAACCTGTAAGCCGCTCCATATTTGACTACGCACTCCGTTCCAAAGACATAAGCAGCCTCTTCAGACACCTGCTGCTTCGGCAGAAGAAACGCGCTGGCTCCATCCCCGAGTGCCCCATTCCTGAAGATCCTGCTATTGCACAGCTCCTAAAGAAGCTTCTTTCACAG GGGATGACTGAGGCTGAGGAGGACAAACTCTTGGCTCTAAAAGACTTCATGCTGAAGTCTAGCAAGGCCAAAGCCAACATTGTGGACCAGACTCACATGAGTGATGGGGCACAGAGTGGAGTTATTGACCTGGGCTTGCTAGGTATCACTGGGCGCCAGGTGGACCTGATCAGACCAAAGCAGGAGTCTGAGGACAAGAGAG CTCGTAAGCACACAAAGCAAGACTTGAATCTAAATGAAGAGTGGAAGAGCATGTTCGGTTCTCTGGATCCTCCCAGCTCTGCACCTGCTCTGTCGACGGTACCTACTGTTCTACTTGCAAGCGGTGGTGGGGAACCCAACGGGACTCTGGCGGGAGGGCGTCTGCGATCAGAGAGTTCCTCCCAGACTCTTAACCTCCCTCATGTTCCATCCTCAGCTCAG ATGCCTGAAGGCGGAGGAACTCAGTCCAGGAAAGCCACAGCGACCCCTGCAGTTCAGGTCGTGCAGTCCATGAGTGGAGCATCTACCTATCAACGGCGCGTGACTACATGCAAAGCCGAGCTTCAGCAGCTAGTGCAGCAGAAGAGGGAGCAATGCAATGCAGAGCGCATGGCCAAACAAATGATGGAGAGTGCGGAATGGGAGAGCAGACCTCCATTGCCAG GTTGGCATCCTAAAGGCCTGTTAGTAGCTCATCTCCATGAACATAAGTCAGCTGTGAACCGTATTCGAGTGTCTGATGAGCACTCTATCTTTGCCACATGCTCCAATGATGGAACTGTGAAGATTTGGGACAGTCAGAAAATGGAGGGCAAGACAACAACCACACG GTCAGTGCTCACGTATTCCCGTATTGGTGGTCATGTGAAAACCTTGACCTTTTGTCAAGGGTCACATTACCTTGCTGTTGCTTCAGATAATGGCTCCATTCAGCTCCTTGCAGTTGAGGCCAACAAGCCACCCAAATCCCCCAAGGTGCAGCCATGTCAGACCAG GTTCCTGGACTTGAAGGAAGATGGCTGTGTAGTAGATATGCATCATTTTAATTCTGGGGCTCAGTCCGTGCTAGCCTACGCTACAGTGAATGGCTCTCTAGTGGGCTGGGACCTGCGCAGCAATACCAATGCTTGGACCCTCCGCCATGATCTGCGCCTTGGCCTCATCACCTCCTTCGCTGTGGATATGCACCAGTGCTGGCTGTGTGTGG GTACAAGCAATGGAACAATGGCATGTTGGGATATGCGATTTCAGCTGCCAATCTCCAACCACTCTCATCCAGCCCGAGCTCGAATCAGACGTCTGCTCATGCATCCCCTTTATCAATCCTCAGTAATAACAG CTGTCCAAGGAAACAATGAGGTATCAATGTGGGACATGGAGACAGGAGACAGGAAGTTCACTCTGTGGGCTAGCTCTGCTCCACCTCTCTCAGAGATGCAG CCATCCCCTCATAGTGTACATGGAATATACTGCAGCCCTGCTGATGGCAATCCTCTCTTACTCACTGCTGGATCAGACATGAGAATAAG ATTTTGGGACCTTGCATACCCAGAAAGGTCATATATTGTTGCTGGTGGTGCCAATGACTCCTTACACTGTCCTTCTGTATTCTACAACCGGAAGATTATTGAGGGGACTGAAGTAGTACAG GAGATTCACAGTAAGCAAAAGGCTGGTGCCACAGAGGATGCCCCTCGCCGAGGTCCAGAGTCCTTGCCTGTGGGCCACCATGACATTATTACTGACATTGCCACCTTCCAGACAACCCAAGGCTTCATTGTAACCTCCTCTAGAGATGGCATTGTAAAAGTCTGGAAGTGA